The sequence below is a genomic window from Micromonospora aurantiaca ATCC 27029.
GAGCGGGCCGCGGCCGCGCGGGCGGCGGCGGAGAAGGAGAGGCAGCGGCGGATCGCCGCGGCCAAGGCGAAGATGCTCAACGCCGCCAAGGCCCTGGCGAAGATCCTGATGGACGAGTTGGGCATCACCGATGCCCTGGACTGCTTCCTCAAGGGCGACATGGGCGGCTGCCTGGCCACGGCAGTCAACGTCGCGGGTGCGGCGATCGGTGGTGCGCTGGGCAAACTCGCAGTCAGATACGGCGCTCCATGGAAGTGGAAGAAACTCGCCAACCTGACCAGTCGGGTCAAGGGCCTGCTCATCGACCTGGTCGACAACGCCAAGGCGTTCATCAAGTGCAAGAACAGCTTCGTGCCCGGCACGTTGGTGGTGATGGCCGACGGGTCGCGCAAGCCGATCGAGGACGTCAAGACCGGCGACATCGTGTTGGTGACCGATCCGGTGACCGGCAAGACGACGATCAAGCCGGTGGTGGCGACCATCATCGGTCAGGGCAGCAAGAACCTGGTCGAAGTCACCATCGATCCCGACGGTGACAGCGGCGACGCCACGGAGCGCGTGGTCGCCACCGACAACCACCCGTTCTGGGTACCCGGCCTCGACGAGTGGGTCGATGCCGCCGATCTGCGGGCCGGTCAGTGGCTGCGCACCTCGGCCGGCACCCACGTGCAGATCAGCGCGACCCGGCGGTGGACGGAGCCGGCACAGGTCCACAACCTCACGATCGACGACATCCACACGTACTATGTGGTCGCCGGCAACACCCCGGTGCTCGTGCACAACTGCGGGACCTCAGTTGATGATCTTCGCAATGCTAAGCCGATTGAGGGGCACGGCATTGATCCAGATAAGGCTGCGGACATGCAAACCTGGAGTGACGACGACCTCTTGGCGTCGTTCAATACCCCTCGTGATGGTGGAGTAGCGCGAATCAATGAGAGCGGAACAATCGTGAACGGGCACCACCGGATCAATGAGATCATTCGACGAGCGGACGATCCCAACAACAAGAGGATTACGGGAAGTACTAAGGTTCGGATCGAAGAATACCGCCGGGATCTCAGCGATTTCTGGGACCTTGACTGATGCCGGGCGACTCGGCGTACCGGCAGGAGTCCAAGATCGGTCCACGTGACGCTGATTTCGGCGTTCGCATGGCCAGCCTCGAAGACTTGGTCCGCATCAATGAAGAGAACCGACACCGCGGGTGGTCAGCTCGCTGGAGTTCACACGACGCACTTCGGAGCGAGGTTGCGGCGGGATCGACTGCGATTCTGTGTCCGCTCTTTCGTAACGGCGGACTAATCACCGAGCCCCAGTCATACCGATGCCACATCTTCTTTGCAAGCAGTAGCGAGAACAGAGGATTGGTATCGCTGATCGACGTTGGAGAGGGCACATTTGAGAACTTGCGCGAGGCGAACTCGATTGAGAATCTGACTCGTGTGGTCAGGCTACTCATGGACAGCTACGAGTTGACGCCCCTCGGTTGACAACACGACTACCGCGGCGCCCGATCGGGCGCCGCGGTAGTCGTGTTGTCACGCCGTGCGTGGACGTGCGCTGTAGTTCATGGCGGTTGCTGTCACGGCTGCTGTCAGATACTCGCAACACATGCCGATATATCGATAAGAGTAGGTAGATGGTTCGGCTGGCCGACCTGGCTTGCCGGCGGGGTCTCGGCGTGGTCGACGCCTCGACGGTCGACCGGCTCGGCCTGGCCGAGTTCCAGAACGCCGCCGGGCATCTCACCGGCGCATGGCGCGTGCCCCAGGTACGGGTAGAACAAGTCCGTCCCGGCTTGGTCCGGCTGCGGGCGCTGCTGGTCGACCCGCTCACCCAACCGACGCCCCGGACGGGCTGACCACGACCGCCGACCACGCGCGGACATGGTCAGCGGGTGTTGACGCTGATGGCCAGCCGGTCACCATTCGTTCCTGGGGCGTGTCGGGGTGGTGGTCGCGGGGCTGGCCGGCTTCGGCAAGACCTCACTGCTGAACGCCCGGTTCTGTCAGCTCGCGGCGAGTCCGGCGGTGCAGTTCGCGTTGATCGATGGCAAGGGCGGCCCGGACTACGACGGGCTGTTCCGTCGGGTGTGGTGTCGGCGAACGACGATCCGGAGCAGTCCGTGATCATCTGGCGCGGGTGCATGAGCTGATAACGGGATGGCCATGGGTATTCAGCTGTCCAACTCCTTTTCACGCTTCTAGGCTGCGATCATTCTGGGGGCAAGCGTGTTGGAAGTCCTGCCTGGGGTCGGCCTTGATCGTGCCCGGTTCGGGGAGAGCCGTTCCAGTCACCGCGAGCGGCTCGGAAGCTACAAGGCCTTCGAGCGAGTGCCGGGCACGGGGGTGACCGACATCTATGAAGATGGAATGGTCATGCTGTCCTACGACGAGCTGGACCGCCTCGCCTTCATAGAGATCGGAGGCGAAACAGCCGTGTCACTTGGTGGAACTCAATTAACGGGAAGGCCTCTCGCGGCCGTGCTTGAGGAGCTAGCTCAGGGCGGTCTCACGGTTGATTTCGACGGCGACTCGTCGTACGCAATCTCGTCAACCGGAGTTGAACTCTTCACCAGCTCTCCGGATGACGTTGATGAACCAGCTGGGGGAGTTTCGATAGCGCGAACCGGGCGAGAACGAAGTGCGGAGTTGCGCGCACCGGTTGCTGGCAGCTGCTGAGCAGGGTGCAGATGCGGTGCCCACGCCGATCCACCACAGCAACGGGCCGATGGCCGTCATCAGGGTAAGGAGAGCCACTGACCAGCCCGGCCATCGGCGTAGCGTAGGTCGAGAACCTCTGCCGGTCGTGAACGTATCCGGGGGTCTAGCCACGACGGTCAGCGAGCCGACCCATCGCCGGACTCGGCGAGCCGCTTGAGGTTCAGCAACTGCCGGCGGGCCATCACCAGGTCGCCGAGGCAGCCACCGAGGGCGATCACCGGGTTCGTCCGCATCACCACCTTGAGCAGCAGGCGGGTGGTGTTCCCGGCGTCGGGCACCAGGACGTACGACAGCACCGCGCCCATGATCTCGCCGGTGAGGTGGTGCCCCGGCTCGACCGCGAGGATCCGGCCCCGCCGCCGCCCGCCGGCAGTCGTGAACGCCTCGCCCACCACCGGCTCGGGAAGGTTCACCAACCGTTGCGGTGAACGGCGGCCGAGGTTGTCGATCCAGTCGTACGAGTACGGCGCGAGCCGGATCTGGGCGACCCACCGCCACACGGCGGAAGGTGGCGCGTCCACGCTCACCCCGCGCCACGCCCGCAACGTGGGCGCGGGGACGAAGTGGTCGCACGGGTACCGGCGACGTGTCTCGTCGTCGGAGACACCCCACCGGTCACCGAGCATCGGCCCGGCCCAGCACCAGCGTGGTCCGCAGGTCGAGCACGACGGTGCCGCCGAAGTCGTCGACCAGCCGGTCCAGCGCGGCGATCCCGCGTCGTTGCTGGTCCGGGGTGCGGGACAGGTACGGCCCGAACGTGCGCATCAGCGCCAGGTACCGCTCCTTGTCCAGCGGCAGTTCCCGCCGGAACACCTCGCGGCGTACGTCGTCGAACTGTCCGCTGTCGAGGACGTCCCGGTGGAACCAGTCGACGGGCCGCTCCCGGACGGTGGGGTCGACGGATCGCAGTGCGGCCCGGACGGCGGCCTGCTGGGCGGCGTCGGCGTAGTCGTAGCGGTGCCCGAAGACGGCGAGGGTGCCGCCGGGCGCCAGGGCGCGGCGGGCAAGGGCGTTGCGGGTGGCCGGGTCCAGCCAGTGCCAGACCATCGCGCAGGCGAGCACGTCCACCCCACCGGCGGGCGGCGACCACCGCTCGAACGTCGTTGCCTCGATGCGCGCTTCCGGGAACCGCTCGGCCAGCCGGGCCGCCATTCGCGCGTCGGGCTCCACGCAGGTCAGGGGCGCACCGAGGCGGGCCAGCACCTCGGTGCCCTTCCCGGTGCCCGCGCCGACCTCGGCCACCGACGCCGGTGCGCCGCCGTGGTAGGCGAGTATCGACCCGGCGATCTCCGGCGGATATCCCGGCCGGGCGCGCTCGTAAAGGTCGGCGACCGTGCCGAAGACATTCATCACCAGCAGGATACGGCTCCGACCGGTCCCCGACAGACCGCGCGGAAACCGGCCCACCCGCTTCTACAGTCCGCACCATGAGGTGGACCCTGCGGCTGGCGGCGGCGCTCGGCGTACTCGCGACCGCTCTGGCGACCGGGTCGGCGAGCGGCGCCGCGGCGCCCGCCGACGGCGGCCTCGGCCTGGCCCTGCGGCCCGGCCAGGCCGACTACCAGGCCGGGGACCAGGTCCGCCTCGACCTCACCGTCACGAACACGACCGGGTCGGCGTGCGCGCTCGCCACCGGGCCCGTCGGCACCGTGCAGGTCACGGGGGTACGCCGGGACGGGCGCGACGTCGAGCCGACGCTGGCCCGCAGCTTCTTCGAGGACGGGATCGGCGCCGCCGCCACCGCCGGGCTCACCACAGTGGAGCCGGGAGCGACCGCCGTCGTGGCGTCGACCGGGGTACGGCTGCGCGACGGCGAGGTCGTGCTCCGCTCGGTGGCCGCCACCCCGGACGGCGGTGGGCTGGACACGCTCTGGCCGGTCGGCGCACCCGGCCGGTACGAGGTGACCGCCGGCTACGTGACGCTGCCGGTGACCGGCGCGACGAACCCGTGTGCGGGCGCGACAGCGCTGCGGACCGCCACGTTCACCGTGTCCGACGACGGCGGGACCGGCCGGCGCTGGCTCTGGCTCGTCGGCGGGGGAGCACTCGCGCTGCTCGTCGTCGCGCTGGTCGTGCTGCTGCTGGTATGCCGACGACGCCGGCCGACAGCCGCCGCCGTGGCCCTGGTGCTGCTGGTGGCCGTCGGCGCGTACGTCGGCGGTGGTGCCCGGCCGGCGCGGGCCGACTACGGCGTCGACCCGACCGCCGGGGTGCCGGTCAGCGGCGTCGACTTCCAGGCGGCTGTCGACGGCTGCCTGGCCGGGTTCGCGTTACCCGGCGGCGACCCGTCCGGCCTGCTGCCCCGGCTGCGCGACAAGAAGAGTCCCCGCGTGCGGATCATCCCGACCACAGGTGGATCGGGCGCGTTCGAGACGCCGGACAGCGCCGACGGCAAGGGCTCCTCGACCGTCACGTGGAACCCGACCTCCACCGACCCGTACGGCGACGGGGTGGCCCGCGACCCGTGCGCCGCGCTCTACCACGAGCTGAACCACGCCGACGACATCTCCCGGAACGCGGTGCCGCAGGGCGAGTGCGGCGGCACCGGCATCCGTACCGCCGAGGTGAAGGCGACGCTCGCGGAGAACCGCTACCGGGCGGCGAAAGGGCTGCCGCCGCGCACCGAGTACGACGGGAAGCCGCTGCCGAAGAACCTCGACGAGTGCAAGAAACCGGCCAAGAAGACACCGCCGCCGAAAGGCCCGGTGAAGCTCTGCGAGGACGGCGCTGATTGCGGCGGCAGCAACGGCGACCCGCACCTGGTCACGTTCGACCGGGTCGCCTACGACTTCCAGGCCGTCGGCGAGTTCACGCTGGTCGCGTCCACCGGCGGCGACCCGCTGGAGGTGCAGGTCCGGCAGGCCCCGATGGCCGGCACGCGTACCGCCTCGGTCAACTCGGCTGTCGCGTTCCGGATCGGCGCGCACCGCATAGCGCTCACCCTCACCGACGGCGGCACCCGGGTGCACGTCGACGGCGCGTCACCGGCCGCGCTGCCGGACCGCACCGACCTGGTCGGCGGCGGCATCCTCACCCGCCGTCCGTCGGACACCGGCCCCACCGACGGGTACGACGTGACGTGGCCGGACGGGTCCGCGGCGGCGGTGGACCAGATCGGCCGGTACGGCTACCGCGTGCTGGTCCGGCTCGCCGAAACCAGGGCCGGGAAGGTACGCGGACTGCTCGGCGACTTCGACGGCGACCCGGACGACGACATCGCGCCCGCCTCCGGGGCGGCGCTGGCCCAGCCGGTGCCGTTCGGGAAGCTCTATCCCGCGTACGCGGACAGCTGGCGGATCACCCCGGAACGCTCGCTGCTGCACTACGACGACGGGCAGGACACCGGCACCTTCACCGACCGCGCGTTCCCGGAACGGGAGGTCACCGTCGGCGACCTCGACCCGGCCCGGCGCGCGGCGGCCGAACAGGTCTGCCGCTGGGCCGGCGTGACCGCGCCCGCCCAGCTCGCCGAATGCGTCTTCGACGTCGCGGTCAGCGGCCGACCCGAGTTCGCCGTGGCCGGCGCCACCACCGAACGGGTCGCCCCGCCGGCCGCCACCCCGATCACCGCCGTACCCGTCGCCACCGCCACGCTCACCCCCGGCGGAGAGCCGCTGACGTTCGCCGCCCGCGCCGGGGACGCCGTCTTCGTCGACGCCACCGCGCCGGGAATCGGCGACCGCTGCTCGCCGTACGTGCTCACCGAGCCGGGCGGACGGGAGATCGCCAGCGGATGCAACATCAAGGGCGCCGGGTACGTCGACCGCGTCGACCTCACCGCCACCGGCACGTACGCGCTGCGGGTCGTCGCCGCACCCGGCGACACCGGCCGCGCCGCCGTGCGGGTGTACTCGGCCCGGGACAGCGACGGCACGGTGCAGCCGAACGGCCCGGCGGTCACCGCCACCGTCGCGCAACCCGGCGCGTGGGCGCGTTACCGGTTCACCGGGCGCGCGGGGGAGCGCGTCTACGTGGAGGTGCCGACGAGCACGCTCACCGACCAGTGCTCGCCGTTGGAGCTGCGGGACGCCGAGGGACGGCTGCTGAGCAGCGGTTGCGTGATCAACGGCGCCGGCGAGATCGACGGCACGCTGCTGCCCGCCGACGGGACGTACACCGTGGTGGTCGACCCGACCGAACGCGGCACCGGCACGACCACGCTGCGGCTGATCGCCAGCCGGGACCGGGAGGCGACGATCTCGGTCGGCGGACCGCCTGTCGTCGCCGTCGTGGACCGGCCCGGCGCGATCACCGGCTACCGGTTCACCGTCACGGCCAGCGCGTCCGTGACGGTGAGCGCGACCGCCTCCGACCTGCCGGACCAGTGCGGCGTGCTGGCCCTGCACGCGCCCGACGGCAGCACCGTCGGCACGGGCTGCGTGATCAACGGGGCCGGCGAAATCGGGCCAACCGTGTTGCCGGCCTCCGGGGCGTACACCCTGGTGGTGGACCCGTCCGGGGCCGCGACAGGGCAGGTCACGCTGGCGCTGCGGTGAGGCCGACCCTGCGTTTCCGGGGTGGTGTGCGGGCGTGCTAACGTCTCGTCCCGTTGTCAGCGAGCGCCGCTAGCTCAACTGGCAGAGCAGCGGACTCTTAATCCGCGGGTTCGGGGTTCGAGTCCCTGGCGGCGCACCAACGATCAAGGCCCTGACCAGGTGGTTCACACCGGGTCGGGGCCTTTTTCGTGTACGTGGTTGCCGGGCGGTTGCTCGGCGACTGCTCGGGAGCCGGTGGACCGGGCCAGCGTGGCCGAGACGATGCGGCTACGTCGAGCCGTCGGCGGTCGGCGGGAGCGTGGCTGCAGGACCCTGTAGGCCAGTTATGTCGGTTCTGTTTGCTCTTGGGCACAAGGAAGATGCGATCGTTTAGTGGGAACGGACCATCGCCCGGCGAATCTGTATTCGGTCGTCCACGTCGGTCTCCCTCTCTTCTTTCACGACGAGAGGGAGGGCAATATGATCTTGGGGGACCTGCCGGGTGGCTCCCTGCTAGCTATCGCCTTGGGTGTCTTCCTGGCGCTGGCCGCCTTGGCAGCCGCGGTGGCTGTGCTGCACCCGCAGCGGCAGCGACGCAACGATGCCTTCCGAGTACTTGCGTTGCTGGTCAGCCTGTTCCGACGTGCGGGTGGTGCACCGTGACGTCAACGCGGGGGAGCGCGTACCGTGGTCCGATGCGCCGAACGGTGCCGGTTCTTGCTTACGTACGCTCTTTGCCGGAGGAGTCCGCTGCGGTCTTGAGCGCGCAGGCGGCAGCGATCCGCCGGGCAGTCGTCGCCCGCCAGCTTCCCGTGCCGTACGAACTCGTGTGGACGATCCGCGATGAGGCGGCCGAACGCCCCGTGTGACTACCGGAAGCCTTGAGACGATTGGAGATGGGCGCCGCTCAAGCACTGTTCGTCACGCGGTGGGACCGGCTCGGCCCAACCAACTTCATCGCAGGAGGGCTCAGACGTCACGCCATCGAGTTCGGCTGGGCGCTGGAAATCCTTGATGACATGCTCGACGATCAGGCCGATAACGTGGGCAGCAGTGGCCTGCGCTCTGCACGAACCATAGAAGGCCTCGCCGAGGCCCGTTCCATCGGCATACGGCTCGGACGCCCCAGGCGCTGTAAGGACGACGTGCTTCGGGCAGTGGTCGAGAAGTCCCTGCTGGGCGTCCGCCAAGTCGATATCGCAGAGCAATTGAATGAGAAAGGGGCGCCAACCCCGGGTGGCGGTGAACGCTGGTATCCCTCGCACGTCTCACGTCTGCTGCGCACGCAGGATGCTCGGCAGTATCGGCGGTTTCTCCTAGATTGTTTGAATGATCAAAGCTGTGCATCTATCGAGAGATCCGCGGAAGAGGCTTAAAGGCGTGGCGTCGGTGGGGACGCGGCGGGGTCCGGGCCAGCGAGGTCCCCGGCTGGCCGTGGTCATCGGTCCTTTGGCGTCGGAGACGGCCCGGTTTTGCCTGAAGGCGGAATGCCGGTTCTGCGGCTTCCATCATCAGCTTTTCAGATGAATCCATGAACAGTGATCATGGAAAACGTCTCACAAACCCCGTTTTGAGGGTGTGGAAGCTCCATCGTGGAGCCACCGGCTTCGATCGGGATGGCCGGCCGTTGATGGGTAGGGGATCATCGGTGGGCGGCCGAGGGTGTGCAGGTGACGCCTCGGCGGTGGCCAATCCTGTCGCTCCTGGCGTTGCACGGTGTGGCTACGACGGATGACGTCGCGGTGGTGCTGGGGGTGCCTCGGTTAACCGCGCACCGGAACCTGACGTGGCCGCACGCTGCGGGGCTGGTGGGCCGGGAGCGGTCGGCGGAGGACCGGGCGCACGCGTGGGGTACCGGATCACCAAGCAGGGCACCGAGCTGCTCGCCCGCGACCTCGCAGTCTCCGGGCGGTTGGTGCCGCTGCACTTGGGTCAGCGACAGTGGGGTGCTGTGCATTACCTATTGTTCCTGGCGTTGCTGGCGGTGTCTCGGCAGGATCCAGGCCGGTGCGGGTTGTTCCAGTGGTCGGCGACGTTGGACACGTCGGTGTGGTTGCGGGAGCGGGATATGGCGCATCTACGTGCTGACGGGTATGGAGTGTGGCTCGAAGACGGCCGGTGCGTGCGGTACTTGGCGCACGTCGATCCAGGTCCGGTCGGTGATGCCATCGCCGAGCGCGAGCAGTCCACCGCAGGCCTCGGCGGGGTCCTGGCCGGTTACCGGCGCACCGACCCCGTCGTGCCGGTCTGTGCGGTGCTGGTCATCGCCCGCGACGCGGCCCGGGAGGCCAACCTGCTGGCGGATCTGATGAGCCGGCCGTTGCGGGCGCCGGTGGCGGTCACGACGGTCGACCTTCTGCACCAGCACTGGCCCCACGAGCAGGTGTGGCGCACCCCGAGGATGGGCGACACGCGTCATCGGTTGATCGACCTACCTGAGGCGGCTGCCGATGGCGCTGATGGCGTCGGCTCTGTCTGAATATCCCTCGGTGGGCGGAGAAGCTAGAGCTGATTCGGACCGACCGGAGCCTGGCCTACGCTGACGCCATGAGGGAACGGGGCGTGGAGCAGACTCTGGTGACGGCCCTACCTGGCGGGCGCTGATGGACCAGCAGGCGGCGGTGCCGACTCACGTGCTCCCGGAGGAGGTCCGGGCTGACGTGGAGACGTTGTGGCGCTACCACGACATGCGTCACAAGTTGCGCCCGTGCGACGTGGGGATCGGGTTGGGCAGCCATGACCTCGGAGTGGCTGTCATCGCGACGCGCTTGTTTCACGAGGGCCTGTTCCCAAGGATCGTGTTCACCGGCGCGAACGCCCCGACCACTGTCGAACGTTTCCCGCGTGGAGAGGCGGTGCACTACCGCGAGTACGCCGTTGAGCAGGGTGTGCCCCCGGAAGCGGTCCTCGTGGAGCCGCGTGCCACGAACACCGCCGAGAACCTCGAATTCTCCCGTGCGCTCCTGGCCGAACGCCAGATCCCGGTGCGGTCGGTGCTGATCATGTCGCGGCCCTACCAGCAGCGTCGGGCCTACGCCACCTGCAGGCTTATGTGGCCGGAGGTTGATGTGGTGTGCGCGTCGAATCCACTCGAACTGGACGACTACGTGAGTAGCATCGGCGACCCGCGGCGGGTGGTGGACATGCTGGTCGGCGACACACAGCGGATCGAGGTGTACGCCGAGCGCGGGTTCGCGATCCCGCAGGAGATGCCGGACGAGGTACGGGAGGCCTTCCAGCGCCTGGTGGCCGCTGGCTACACGAGCCGGCTGATCTGAGCCCAGCTACCAGCGCGGCCCTCCCGACCGAACGCCCATCCGGTCGCTGAGTTCGACGGCCAGTCGAGGTGGCCGGGGGCGGGTGAGGATGTCCCGGACGAGATCGCGGGAGAGCGAGTGGTAGCGCACCTGGTCGGGGCCGATGACCTCGGCGTCCAGAAGCGCCGCGAGCGCGTCGTCGATGCGGTTCCACCGGGCAAGGGCTCGGGCGGTCTCGATGGCATGCCGAACCTGCCGCTCGACGGGCACGGTGCTGGTGTCGAGTGGGGCGCCGATGGCGATGGCGCGTTGCACGTCGCCGAGTTCCATTGCCACGGTCGTCTTGTGGATCGACACGTTGGTCGGGCCGAATGCGGTCCACACGTGGTTGCCATCGGCACCGAGTCGCCGTGCGGCGGCATCGGCTTCGGCGATGTGGGTGTCGGCGGAGGCGCGGTCGTCGTCCCGGGCGGCGGCCAGCGCGCAGACCAGGTGCAGGCTGCCGTAGACCGACAGCAGTTGCGGAGTCGGCTTGGCGAGCCGTGGTCCCAGGAACTGCGCCGCCGTGGCGGCGAGGCCCCGGGCTTGGGCATATTCACCGATGGACGCCAGCGAGTGCGCGGCGGAGCGGCTGAGTGAGCCGATGACGACGTGATCGTGGCTGGCGTTCGCGGCGGCCAGCCCTCGGCTGGCGGCGGTCCACGCGAGGTCACCTTCGCCGAGCTTGGTGAGGAACAACGCGGCGAGTTGGTGGGCGTAGGCGGTCATCGCATGTGCGCGCCGGCCGTCGTCTCCGTCGTACGCCTCGGTGGCGGTGAGGCAGTCGTGGATGAGGTAGGGCAGCCGGCGGGCGAGGGTGCCATAACGGGAGTGCTGGTAGGCGGTCCAGATCTCGGCGACATCGATCTCGATCTCGCGTAGGGTGAGGGCCTCGACATCGCCCGTGCGGGCCAGCGTTGGCGCGAGGTGACGATAGTCGTGGAGAGCGGCCCGCAGGGCGGGGATAGTTTCGCGTCCCGAGTCGTCCGACCACTCGAACAGGCTCGGTGCACCGATCAGGTCGCCGAGGGACACGTCGAGGGCCTTGGCGATCGCGCGTATGACCGACAGCCGGTCCAGGTCGGCCCGGTTCGTTTCGACCTTGCGTAACCACTCCTGCGTCTTGCCGACCAGACCGGCCAGCACCTCCTGGGAGAGCCCTCGCCGACGCCGGTAGAAGGCGACGCGCTGGCCGATCGTCATGTCGTCCGTCATCCCTCGCACACCATCACCCTGCCCGCTGAAGGCTGCTGGACCCGGTACGGATTTTCCCGGTCCTCCGAAGGGGTCGCCCCTACGTTCAGTTCACCTCGGATCAACGGCACGTGTCGATGCCGGTGTCGGGATGACTGACAGGAGCTGCAGATGGAGGGATCGATGAGCGGCGCTCCACACCACGGTCTGGGCCGCTGGCTCGGCCCGTCCGGGAGCGAACTGTCTCGAGGCTTTCCCCGCCTGCGTACCGCCATGAGGGCTGCGTGGGTGGGTGATCGGCGGTCCGCTCCCAGCCGCCGTGGTGCGGCGGCGGGCTCGCCGATCCCCCGGCGAGCCCGCCGCTCATCGTCCCTGGTGGGGGTGGCGGCATGACGGTGTACGTCTCGCGTAACGCCATGGCCGGCCAGTCCCGGCTTCCCGAGCCGAGGTGGACGGCCTCGCCGGGACGGGTGTGGCCGGCTGATCTGCCGCTTCTCACCTTCGTGTGGCGTCGGCTGTTCGAGCAGCAAGCCCGCGAGGGCGGTCGCCGGTGACCGGGCCACAGCGCCGTCTCGCGGCGAACCGGCTCGCGCCAGCCGAGGTGGAACATCTGCCGATGCGCCCGCTGTGGCGGTGTCGCCGGTGCGGTCAGCCGTGGCCCTGCGGCGCGGCGAAGCTCGCGCTTCTGGCCGAGTACCGAGAAGTGCCGGTGAGCCTGTTCCTCTACCTGGCCGGCTGCCTGCACGACGCGATAGATGACCTGCACCGGCTGAACCCGAGCGTCACGGGCAGCGCCGCCGACATGTTCGACCGGTTCCTCGGCTGGCCCGCCCGCCACACCCACGCCTACCGCGTCAGTACCACCACGGCCGTCAGCATCGAGGAGGCCACCTCGTGAACGGTATCGGACTCATCGACTCCACCGGCCAGCCGGCGGTCGCTGGCAGCTTCCACACCCTGGTCGTGCAGCCGACGAGCTTCTGCAACCTAGACTGCACCTACTGCTACCTGCCCGACCGGAGATCCCTGCGTCTGATGAGCGGCGCGGTCGCGCAGGCTTGCGCCGAGTCGATCGCCCAGCAGAACAGCGGTCATCCGGTGAGTGTCGTGTGGCACGGGGGCGAACCCACCGCCACACCCATCGGGCTGTTCCGGGATCTGCTGGCCCCGTTCGAGGAGCTGCGGCGCGCGGGGCTGGTGTGTCACGAGATCCAGACGAACGCGACGCTGATCAACCGCCAGTGGTGCGAGCTGTTCACCACCTACGGGTTCGAGGTCGGGGTCAGCATCGACGGACCGGGCGCGTTGAACCGCAACCGCCTCGACCGGGCCGGCAACCCGACGGACGCCCGCACCCTGCGCGGCATGCACATGCTGGCCGGCACGGGGCTGAGGTACTCGGTGATCTGTGTGGTCACCCCGGAAACCATCGAACACGCGGACGCACTCGTCGACTTCTT
It includes:
- a CDS encoding SRPBCC family protein encodes the protein MLGDRWGVSDDETRRRYPCDHFVPAPTLRAWRGVSVDAPPSAVWRWVAQIRLAPYSYDWIDNLGRRSPQRLVNLPEPVVGEAFTTAGGRRRGRILAVEPGHHLTGEIMGAVLSYVLVPDAGNTTRLLLKVVMRTNPVIALGGCLGDLVMARRQLLNLKRLAESGDGSAR
- a CDS encoding class I SAM-dependent methyltransferase; the encoded protein is MNVFGTVADLYERARPGYPPEIAGSILAYHGGAPASVAEVGAGTGKGTEVLARLGAPLTCVEPDARMAARLAERFPEARIEATTFERWSPPAGGVDVLACAMVWHWLDPATRNALARRALAPGGTLAVFGHRYDYADAAQQAAVRAALRSVDPTVRERPVDWFHRDVLDSGQFDDVRREVFRRELPLDKERYLALMRTFGPYLSRTPDQQRRGIAALDRLVDDFGGTVVLDLRTTLVLGRADAR
- a CDS encoding VWD domain-containing protein, with protein sequence MRWTLRLAAALGVLATALATGSASGAAAPADGGLGLALRPGQADYQAGDQVRLDLTVTNTTGSACALATGPVGTVQVTGVRRDGRDVEPTLARSFFEDGIGAAATAGLTTVEPGATAVVASTGVRLRDGEVVLRSVAATPDGGGLDTLWPVGAPGRYEVTAGYVTLPVTGATNPCAGATALRTATFTVSDDGGTGRRWLWLVGGGALALLVVALVVLLLVCRRRRPTAAAVALVLLVAVGAYVGGGARPARADYGVDPTAGVPVSGVDFQAAVDGCLAGFALPGGDPSGLLPRLRDKKSPRVRIIPTTGGSGAFETPDSADGKGSSTVTWNPTSTDPYGDGVARDPCAALYHELNHADDISRNAVPQGECGGTGIRTAEVKATLAENRYRAAKGLPPRTEYDGKPLPKNLDECKKPAKKTPPPKGPVKLCEDGADCGGSNGDPHLVTFDRVAYDFQAVGEFTLVASTGGDPLEVQVRQAPMAGTRTASVNSAVAFRIGAHRIALTLTDGGTRVHVDGASPAALPDRTDLVGGGILTRRPSDTGPTDGYDVTWPDGSAAAVDQIGRYGYRVLVRLAETRAGKVRGLLGDFDGDPDDDIAPASGAALAQPVPFGKLYPAYADSWRITPERSLLHYDDGQDTGTFTDRAFPEREVTVGDLDPARRAAAEQVCRWAGVTAPAQLAECVFDVAVSGRPEFAVAGATTERVAPPAATPITAVPVATATLTPGGEPLTFAARAGDAVFVDATAPGIGDRCSPYVLTEPGGREIASGCNIKGAGYVDRVDLTATGTYALRVVAAPGDTGRAAVRVYSARDSDGTVQPNGPAVTATVAQPGAWARYRFTGRAGERVYVEVPTSTLTDQCSPLELRDAEGRLLSSGCVINGAGEIDGTLLPADGTYTVVVDPTERGTGTTTLRLIASRDREATISVGGPPVVAVVDRPGAITGYRFTVTASASVTVSATASDLPDQCGVLALHAPDGSTVGTGCVINGAGEIGPTVLPASGAYTLVVDPSGAATGQVTLALR
- a CDS encoding recombinase family protein, with the protein product MGAAQALFVTRWDRLGPTNFIAGGLRRHAIEFGWALEILDDMLDDQADNVGSSGLRSARTIEGLAEARSIGIRLGRPRRCKDDVLRAVVEKSLLGVRQVDIAEQLNEKGAPTPGGGERWYPSHVSRLLRTQDARQYRRFLLDCLNDQSCASIERSAEEA
- a CDS encoding YdcF family protein → MDQQAAVPTHVLPEEVRADVETLWRYHDMRHKLRPCDVGIGLGSHDLGVAVIATRLFHEGLFPRIVFTGANAPTTVERFPRGEAVHYREYAVEQGVPPEAVLVEPRATNTAENLEFSRALLAERQIPVRSVLIMSRPYQQRRAYATCRLMWPEVDVVCASNPLELDDYVSSIGDPRRVVDMLVGDTQRIEVYAERGFAIPQEMPDEVREAFQRLVAAGYTSRLI
- a CDS encoding helix-turn-helix domain-containing protein, which translates into the protein MTDDMTIGQRVAFYRRRRGLSQEVLAGLVGKTQEWLRKVETNRADLDRLSVIRAIAKALDVSLGDLIGAPSLFEWSDDSGRETIPALRAALHDYRHLAPTLARTGDVEALTLREIEIDVAEIWTAYQHSRYGTLARRLPYLIHDCLTATEAYDGDDGRRAHAMTAYAHQLAALFLTKLGEGDLAWTAASRGLAAANASHDHVVIGSLSRSAAHSLASIGEYAQARGLAATAAQFLGPRLAKPTPQLLSVYGSLHLVCALAAARDDDRASADTHIAEADAAARRLGADGNHVWTAFGPTNVSIHKTTVAMELGDVQRAIAIGAPLDTSTVPVERQVRHAIETARALARWNRIDDALAALLDAEVIGPDQVRYHSLSRDLVRDILTRPRPPRLAVELSDRMGVRSGGPRW
- the amcA gene encoding multiple cyclophane-containing RiPP AmcA, translated to MTVYVSRNAMAGQSRLPEPRWTASPGRVWPADLPLLTFVWRRLFEQQAREGGRR